In a genomic window of Oncorhynchus masou masou isolate Uvic2021 chromosome 4, UVic_Omas_1.1, whole genome shotgun sequence:
- the LOC135521819 gene encoding zinc finger and SCAN domain-containing protein 2-like has product MRSLSYSPDKEEGVCWTEKETIVKEEEEAVTIQKQVDGVAVTVKEEEKGVTVKEEEDMFRVKEEDVTVKDEEEEKDAFRVKEEEEDAVLGVEDEEGEITVTLEEDEEEKTGELINTSKYRERRDYRGSSGEPQQHHDADEAEKTLSRSELLKKHQQRPTGKKSIYCSDCGKHCKSSSKLKIHQRVHTGEKPYSCDQCGKSFTKSNNLVSHQRTHTGEQPYSCKQCGRSFSQSNSLDRHQRTHTGEKPYSCDQCGKSFTQSSNLVSHQRTHTGEQSYS; this is encoded by the exons ATGAGGTCACTAAGCTACTCTCCTGATAAAGAAGAGggggtctgctggacggagaaagaaactATCgtcaaagaggaagaggaggctgttacaatacaaaaacaagtagatGGTGTGGCTGTTaccgtgaaagaagaagagaaaggcgttacagtgaaagaagaggaagacatgttcagagtgaaagaggaggatgttacagtaaaagacgaggaggaagagaaagacgcgttcagagtgaaagaggaggaggaagatgccGTTTTGGGAGtggaggatgaagagggggagattACTGTCACATTGGAGGAGGACGAAGAAGAGAAGACTGGAGAactgattaacaccagtaaataca gagagagacgtgactatcgtggatcatctggggagcctcaacaacatcatgatgctgacgaggcagagaagactctctccagatcagaactcctcaagaaacaccagcagagacccacagggaagaaatctatctactgctctgactgtgggaaacaTTGCAAATCTTCATCAAAACTTAAAATACACCAGCgagtacacacaggagagaagccttatagttGTGATCAGTGTGGCAAGAGTTTTACGAAGTCAAACAACCtggtatcacaccagagaacacacacaggagagcagCCATATAGCTGTAAgcaatgtgggaggagtttttCTCAGTCAAACAGCCTGGATAGACAccaaagaacacacacaggagagaagccttatagctgtgatcagtgtgggaagagttttactcagtcaagCAACCtggtatcacaccagagaacacacacaggagagcagTCATATAGCTGA